In Candidatus Paceibacterota bacterium, a single genomic region encodes these proteins:
- a CDS encoding P-loop NTPase codes for MTVIEKIHAALEKVQDPELHRPLPELGMIASVEFDGGTARIKVLLTISGCPMQDRLRDDVGSALRSVEEVTDVILDFGVMSEEQRNNVKTILRNGREKFIPFAQADSLTRVIGIASGKGGVGKSSLTVNLAVAAAQKGLRVGILDADVYGHSVPRLMGLMGQRPTAIDQMFIPLESYGVKTVSMEMFKPERSDAVAYRGPLLHRVLEQLLSDAYWGDLDLLFVDLPPGTGDLAISLGKLVPASEIIVITTPQIAAAEVAERAGRIAHQIKQHVIGVIENMSDFPCPSCGEPISLFGTGGGEATSERLSQLVGADVPLLGKIPFSDALRTGGDLGTPVVLSNPDLPASVAIVEIVTNLIVRKKSLVGVPLGFA; via the coding sequence ATGACCGTTATCGAAAAAATCCATGCTGCTCTTGAGAAGGTTCAGGATCCAGAATTGCACAGACCACTTCCTGAGTTGGGAATGATTGCGTCTGTTGAATTTGACGGTGGCACTGCCAGGATAAAAGTTCTTCTCACGATTTCTGGATGTCCGATGCAGGATCGCTTGAGGGATGATGTTGGCAGTGCATTGCGAAGTGTTGAAGAAGTCACGGATGTGATCCTCGATTTCGGTGTCATGTCCGAAGAGCAGAGAAATAATGTAAAGACGATTCTTCGAAATGGTCGGGAAAAATTCATTCCCTTCGCACAAGCAGATTCGCTAACTCGAGTTATCGGAATTGCCTCCGGCAAAGGTGGGGTTGGTAAGTCGTCTCTCACCGTAAATCTCGCAGTCGCCGCCGCACAAAAGGGGTTACGCGTGGGAATTCTTGATGCGGATGTGTATGGACATTCTGTTCCACGGTTGATGGGGTTAATGGGGCAGAGACCTACCGCGATTGACCAGATGTTTATCCCTCTCGAATCTTATGGAGTGAAAACAGTTTCTATGGAGATGTTTAAGCCAGAGCGCTCTGATGCAGTTGCCTATCGTGGCCCTCTTCTTCACCGAGTCCTAGAGCAACTCTTAAGCGATGCATATTGGGGCGATCTGGATCTTCTCTTTGTTGATTTACCACCCGGAACGGGCGACTTGGCAATTTCCCTAGGTAAATTGGTACCTGCCTCGGAAATTATTGTGATTACTACCCCGCAGATTGCTGCGGCAGAGGTTGCCGAAAGGGCGGGCCGCATTGCTCATCAAATAAAGCAGCACGTGATCGGTGTGATCGAGAATATGTCTGATTTTCCGTGCCCCAGTTGCGGTGAGCCGATTTCTTTGTTTGGGACAGGTGGAGGTGAAGCCACTTCGGAGCGCCTCTCGCAATTAGTGGGCGCAGATGTACCTCTTCTGGGCAAGATTCCATTTAGCGACGCCCTACGAACTGGTGGTGATTTGGGGACCCCGGTTGTTCTCTCCAATCCGGATTTGCCCGCATCGGTGGCGATTGTTGAAATTGTGACTAATCTAATTGTGAGAAAGAAGTCTCTGGTCGGAGTTCCACTGGGATTTGCTTAA
- a CDS encoding sec-independent translocase — protein sequence MFFDIGAGEMIGLAVLGMILVGPERLPKLASDAARIVRKIQQFSQAATNELKENLGPGFEDLQPSDLNPRTFIKKQLAEALDEKNDSSLPIPKIDPDVL from the coding sequence ATGTTTTTTGATATTGGAGCCGGCGAAATGATCGGATTAGCCGTCCTTGGGATGATTCTGGTGGGTCCTGAGCGCCTTCCCAAACTTGCCTCCGATGCTGCTCGCATAGTCCGGAAGATCCAACAATTCTCGCAGGCGGCAACCAATGAGTTGAAGGAGAATCTAGGTCCTGGATTCGAAGACCTTCAACCGTCAGACCTCAATCCAAGGACTTTTATTAAGAAACAGCTTGCCGAAGCGCTTGATGAAAAAAACGACTCCTCACTTCCAATCCCAAAAATAGATCCGGATGTCCTATGA
- a CDS encoding trypsin-like peptidase domain-containing protein: protein MESMEPNESQTYPSAETPTHAWWSDPIYKPKRTYIPLGSAVILAVVAGLVGGTVGELTGGSSILGHRVNLVSVSSSIERQPNSVAGIARRVLPSVVSISTQTESGSDTGSGFVIDSSGYILTNNHVVEGATNTSGSIIVKLNDGRTLDATVIGRDSSYDLAVLKVKATNLPALQFGDSDKIAVGDPVIAIGSPLGLSGTVTSGIISAKDRAVTAGGPSGGNSFINAIQTDAAINPGNSGGPLVDSTGAVIGVNSAIASLGSSYGSQSGSIGLGFAIPINQARKTANQLIKTGKATYPILGISVESNFSDGGAKITSGAAGVRPGGPGDKAGLKPGDIITRFDGKAIGSADELIVAVRAKSVGDTVSLTYLRDGVSHDVVVTLIAAE from the coding sequence ATGGAATCGATGGAGCCTAACGAGTCGCAGACGTATCCCTCTGCGGAGACACCTACTCACGCTTGGTGGTCTGATCCAATTTACAAACCAAAACGCACCTACATACCTCTCGGTTCTGCCGTCATATTGGCGGTAGTCGCAGGTCTTGTTGGTGGAACAGTCGGTGAACTAACAGGTGGCAGTTCGATTCTGGGCCATCGCGTCAATCTGGTTTCGGTATCTAGTTCAATCGAGCGGCAACCCAACTCGGTGGCAGGTATTGCGCGTCGAGTTCTTCCTTCGGTTGTTTCCATATCCACGCAGACTGAAAGCGGAAGTGATACTGGCTCTGGTTTTGTGATTGATAGTTCGGGATACATTCTGACCAACAATCACGTGGTTGAGGGCGCTACGAACACGTCTGGATCAATCATCGTGAAACTCAACGACGGTCGGACGCTAGACGCGACTGTAATTGGCAGGGATTCCTCCTACGATTTAGCGGTCTTGAAAGTCAAAGCAACGAATCTCCCCGCCCTTCAATTCGGTGATAGCGACAAGATCGCGGTTGGTGACCCAGTGATTGCGATTGGATCTCCATTGGGACTGTCTGGGACTGTTACATCAGGAATTATCAGTGCGAAGGATCGTGCTGTGACTGCAGGCGGACCAAGTGGTGGCAACTCATTTATTAATGCCATACAGACCGATGCGGCCATCAACCCTGGTAATTCGGGTGGACCACTTGTCGATTCGACAGGTGCGGTCATCGGGGTGAATTCGGCGATTGCATCTCTCGGCTCGTCTTACGGAAGTCAATCCGGATCTATCGGACTGGGTTTCGCGATTCCAATTAACCAAGCGCGCAAGACTGCCAATCAATTGATCAAGACCGGAAAGGCAACTTATCCGATCCTAGGGATCTCGGTTGAATCTAATTTCAGCGACGGTGGAGCCAAGATCACCAGTGGTGCCGCAGGAGTTCGTCCCGGGGGTCCCGGAGACAAGGCGGGATTGAAGCCGGGAGATATCATCACGAGATTTGATGGCAAAGCGATCGGTAGTGCCGACGAATTGATCGTTGCAGTCCGTGCAAAAAGCGTTGGCGACACCGTTTCGCTCACCTATCTCCGAGATGGTGTGTCTCATGATGTGGTTGTGACTCTTATCGCTGCCGAATAA
- a CDS encoding class I SAM-dependent methyltransferase yields MKVDMHTYAEAFITEDEVLMRARARGVEIGSNNISSGTGALLHFVAHLISAQSVVEVGTGSGVGGLWLLRGMIESGTLTSIDSEAEHARIARTAFAEAEIAPQRYRLITNPVLDVISKLTDRAYDLVVLRNEPEDLSFAIDEAHRILRTGGVLVIDSFYGGGKVCDPAQRDPRTIALREAGKSIKLATNTWVTSLLTVGDGLLLATKR; encoded by the coding sequence ATGAAAGTTGATATGCATACTTACGCCGAAGCATTTATTACAGAAGATGAAGTTCTGATGCGGGCACGTGCGCGCGGTGTCGAAATCGGTTCAAATAACATTTCATCTGGCACGGGAGCCCTCCTTCACTTTGTGGCGCACTTGATTTCGGCACAATCAGTCGTAGAAGTCGGGACTGGATCTGGGGTTGGCGGCTTGTGGTTACTGCGTGGAATGATAGAAAGTGGCACATTGACGTCCATTGATAGCGAAGCCGAGCACGCCCGAATCGCTCGAACGGCTTTTGCTGAGGCGGAAATTGCGCCCCAGAGGTACCGTTTAATAACCAATCCAGTGCTGGACGTAATCAGCAAACTCACTGACCGCGCATACGATCTTGTGGTTCTTCGAAACGAGCCCGAGGATCTGAGTTTTGCTATCGACGAAGCCCATCGCATACTCCGCACCGGTGGGGTCTTGGTCATAGATAGTTTCTACGGGGGTGGCAAAGTTTGCGATCCTGCCCAACGTGATCCGCGCACTATTGCTTTGCGAGAAGCAGGTAAGAGTATTAAATTGGCGACGAATACGTGGGTGACCTCGCTTTTGACCGTTGGAGACGGGTTGTTACTTGCAACGAAACGTTGA
- a CDS encoding leucyl aminopeptidase family protein, producing the protein MEIPTLVARPLEFELVVDSDVVAIGFTKSESGEFAFPSSVAMVNRIESKFELNLADELAFFPTTGKAGEVFEIPVSVVDVKTERLIFVGLGKQSVADFRNAGAAVGRKMKGTSKSLFSLAASSRTDVRAHAIALVLGTYQWSQKSETKKSEVPKFVVADTHLHEVQRAALMAKHVWLARDLIHTPSNIKNPAWIAEQSKSMAKKNDLAIKVLAGKELDGFGGLLAVGNSSPIPGPRFIEVTYAPKGSKAWPHVVLVGKGITFDTGGVSLKRPYDNMIGMKSDMAGAAAVLSVITAMPDIKPRVRVTALLMCAENSLSRTAQRPSDVIKHYGGTTVEVINTDAEGRLVLADGLAYADRKLNPDYLVDVATLTGAATASLSRNYAAMYTRDVALAKTLSSLGEKSGDRVWHMPLLDDYKGALTSEIADFNHTAHGAQFSAGSVTAALFLEHFAGKRNWVHLDIAGPARSESDAGENPKGGTGFGVRLLIDWIAGL; encoded by the coding sequence ATGGAAATACCGACGCTTGTCGCGCGGCCCCTTGAGTTTGAGTTAGTCGTCGACTCCGATGTTGTAGCAATTGGATTCACTAAATCCGAAAGTGGTGAATTCGCTTTCCCATCTTCCGTGGCAATGGTCAACCGCATTGAATCTAAATTTGAACTCAACCTTGCCGACGAGTTGGCTTTTTTTCCAACTACCGGAAAAGCGGGTGAGGTTTTTGAAATTCCCGTAAGCGTAGTTGATGTGAAAACCGAGCGGTTAATTTTTGTAGGACTCGGGAAGCAATCCGTTGCAGATTTTAGAAATGCCGGAGCCGCCGTGGGCCGCAAGATGAAAGGCACTTCGAAATCTCTTTTTAGCTTAGCGGCATCATCGCGAACGGATGTTCGTGCACACGCGATTGCACTTGTCCTTGGCACTTATCAGTGGAGTCAGAAATCTGAAACCAAAAAAAGTGAGGTTCCAAAGTTTGTAGTTGCGGACACTCACCTGCATGAGGTTCAGCGAGCCGCGCTCATGGCAAAGCACGTTTGGCTTGCCCGCGATCTCATTCATACGCCTTCCAATATAAAGAATCCTGCTTGGATTGCAGAACAGTCTAAAAGTATGGCGAAGAAGAATGACCTGGCAATTAAGGTTCTTGCTGGTAAGGAGTTAGATGGATTCGGCGGACTGCTTGCTGTCGGAAATTCATCGCCCATCCCTGGTCCCCGTTTTATAGAGGTTACTTACGCTCCGAAGGGCTCTAAGGCTTGGCCCCACGTCGTTCTGGTTGGCAAGGGAATCACTTTTGATACTGGTGGCGTCTCTCTCAAGCGCCCATATGACAACATGATCGGCATGAAAAGCGACATGGCGGGTGCTGCAGCGGTGCTAAGCGTTATAACTGCAATGCCCGATATCAAACCACGCGTAAGGGTGACAGCATTATTGATGTGTGCGGAGAACTCACTTTCAAGAACTGCCCAACGTCCCAGTGATGTCATTAAACATTACGGCGGTACGACTGTAGAGGTTATAAATACCGATGCGGAAGGCCGGCTAGTCCTGGCCGACGGGCTTGCCTACGCTGACAGAAAATTAAATCCAGATTACTTGGTGGATGTAGCAACCCTTACTGGCGCAGCAACCGCAAGCTTGAGTCGGAATTACGCGGCAATGTACACGCGGGATGTGGCGTTAGCCAAGACCCTGAGTTCATTGGGGGAGAAGTCAGGTGATCGTGTCTGGCACATGCCTCTTCTTGATGATTACAAAGGCGCCCTAACAAGTGAGATCGCAGACTTTAATCACACGGCGCATGGAGCCCAATTTTCCGCGGGTTCCGTGACTGCCGCGCTCTTTCTCGAACATTTTGCCGGCAAACGCAATTGGGTACACCTAGATATAGCTGGACCGGCGCGAAGTGAGAGCGATGCGGGAGAAAATCCAAAAGGTGGCACGGGATTTGGCGTTCGACTTCTGATTGACTGGATTGCGGGGCTGTAA
- a CDS encoding DUF3117 domain-containing protein, with product MAAMKPRTGDGPMEVTKEARSLVMRIPLEGGGRLVVELNGEEAANLGNALHAAVQLLVKK from the coding sequence ATGGCAGCCATGAAACCTCGTACTGGCGATGGACCCATGGAGGTCACAAAGGAGGCTCGTAGTCTGGTGATGCGCATCCCGCTCGAAGGTGGCGGACGTCTTGTGGTCGAACTCAATGGCGAAGAAGCCGCGAATCTTGGAAACGCGCTCCACGCGGCGGTACAACTGTTAGTCAAGAAATAA
- a CDS encoding sigma factor-like helix-turn-helix DNA-binding protein yields the protein MTSQTLAQLLASLPEEERIILTLYYVRSLSSAEIAEILHVPERAVSGVIIAGRTRLTARLNM from the coding sequence ATGACTTCGCAGACTCTGGCCCAGTTGCTTGCCAGTCTGCCCGAGGAGGAGCGGATCATCCTGACCCTGTATTACGTGCGTTCTCTGAGTTCGGCTGAGATCGCCGAAATCCTGCACGTCCCAGAAAGGGCAGTTTCTGGAGTAATAATTGCGGGAAGAACTCGCCTCACCGCACGCTTAAATATGTGA
- a CDS encoding TIGR00730 family Rossman fold protein: MRVCVYCSSSPTIDSKYLDLATNLGGAIGAKKWELVSGGGHISMMGAVARGVRAGGGRTIGVIPQSLVDIEFADNDNHELHVVDSMRERKAMMEDMSEAFIALPGGPGTLEELFEIWVGRFLNFHNKPVIILDPFGLYDPLRELLDHLEREGFVKPGQRELLHWSTTVEEALGLCR; the protein is encoded by the coding sequence ATGCGTGTCTGCGTTTACTGTTCATCATCTCCGACGATCGATAGTAAGTATCTTGACCTTGCCACCAATTTGGGCGGTGCGATCGGTGCAAAGAAGTGGGAATTAGTTTCTGGCGGTGGGCATATCTCGATGATGGGGGCGGTGGCCAGGGGTGTTCGTGCTGGTGGAGGTCGCACGATCGGCGTTATTCCGCAGTCTCTGGTCGACATTGAGTTTGCCGACAATGACAACCACGAGTTGCATGTCGTTGATTCCATGCGAGAACGAAAAGCAATGATGGAAGATATGTCCGAGGCATTTATTGCACTGCCTGGTGGGCCAGGAACGCTGGAAGAACTTTTCGAAATATGGGTTGGTAGATTTCTTAACTTTCACAACAAACCGGTGATTATTCTTGATCCCTTTGGTCTCTACGATCCACTTCGAGAACTCCTTGACCATCTTGAGAGAGAGGGGTTTGTAAAGCCCGGCCAGAGAGAGTTGCTCCATTGGAGCACGACGGTTGAAGAGGCGTTGGGCCTTTGTCGGTGA